One Nicotiana sylvestris chromosome 12, ASM39365v2, whole genome shotgun sequence genomic window carries:
- the LOC104218685 gene encoding B3 domain-containing protein REM10-like, with protein sequence MKVTPVKPHFFKPIQPGFKQGLKIPVGFLKYLKGYKNEYAILRKDGKKWLVKVKGRRLQEGWGKFVEEQGLELGNMLVFRHEGNMEFEVTIFDSSHCDREYAEYLDEEEANNVEFKDKPNAEAATHNACDQSHFSCIVRAYCLKGYLCIPTRFAAENGLTNKNCGLIIRDERQRSWNLRLYTSCSRVYIGGSWGDFRVANDLKVGDHIMFEIVTNGEKPIWKFHDIRTKPSDMIPLNAQVSTPASGDDDLPYFISTIKPYSIKKSVLYLPVDFAISNGLINRKCEMILKDEANRSWSVWLGRDAHHFGIISGWTKFRAANGLQVGDVYKFELITNAKLPIAYFRRKYSGEDAEREVH encoded by the exons ATGAAAGTCACTCCAGTGAAGCCTCACTTTTTCAAGCCAATTCAACCAGGTTTCAAGCAGGGTCTG AAAATTCCCGTAGGTTTCTTGAAGTATCTGAAGGGATATAAGAATGAATACGCAATACTAAGAAAGGATGGTAAGAAGTGGCTGGTGAAGGTGAAGGGCCGTCGACTGCAAGAGGGTTGGGGGAAATTTGTAGAGGAGCAGGGTCTGGAATTGGGAAATATGTTGGTGTTCAGACATGAAGGGAACATGGAGTTTGAGGTTACCATCTTTGATTCGAGTCACTGTGACAGAGAATATGCAGAGTATCTGGACGAAGAAGAAGCCAATAATGTTGAATTCAAAG ACAAACCAAATGCAGAAGCTGCTACTCACAACGCTTGTGATCAAtctcatttttcatgcattgtTAGAGCCTATTGCCTTAAAGGTTACTTG TGCATTCCTACTCGATTTGCAGCGGAAAACGGTCTCACCAACAAGAATTGTGGTTTGATTATTAGAGATGAAAGACAAAGGTCATGGAATTTAAGGCTATATACTTCCTGTTCTCGAGTCTATATTGGAGGTAGCTGGGGTGACTTTCGTGTTGCAAATGACTTAAAGGTGGGAGATCATATAATGTTTGAGATTGTTACTAATGGAGAAAAACCAATCTGGAAATTTCATG ACATTAGGACAAAGCCCTCAGACATGATTCCTCTCAATGCACAAGTATCTACTCCAGCTTCTGGTGATGACGATCTTCCTTATTTTATTTCAACCATTAAACCTTATTCCATCAAGAAGTCAGTTTTG TATCTTCCAGTGGATTTTGCAATTTCGAACGGGTTGATAAATAGGAAGTGTGAGATGATTCTGAAAGATGAAGCAAATAGATCTTGGTCAGTATGGCTAGGGAGAGATGCACATCATTTTGGAATTATAAGTGGATGGACAAAATTCAGAGCAGCAAATGGTCTCCAAGTAGGAGATGTTTACAAGTTTGAACTCATCACAAACGCGAAATTACCAATTGCGTACTTCCGCC GCAAATATTCTGGAGAGGATGCAGAAAGAGAGGTCCATTGA